The following are encoded together in the Phaseolus vulgaris cultivar G19833 chromosome 9, P. vulgaris v2.0, whole genome shotgun sequence genome:
- the LOC137820387 gene encoding 3-ketoacyl-CoA synthase 4-like, protein MSSDMNTNTNTTTNTNTTSKESKKRLPDFVQSVKLKYVKLGYHYLMSHLVTLCLLPLMSVILIQASQMKTQDIQELWAHLQYNLLSVIAISAILALGSTLYIMTRPTSIYLIDYSCYRPPHHLRVHFQKFLHHSTLTGDFLPSSLDFQRKILQRSGLGEETYLPEAMHSIPPRPSMDAAREEAEQVMFGALDNLFANTRVKPKDIGILVVNCSLFNPTPSLSAMIVNKYKLRGNVKSFNLGGMGCSAGVIAIDLAKDMLQVHRNTYVVVVSTENITQNWYFGNNKAMLIPNCLFRVGGAAILLSNKSSDKRRAKYKLLHVVRTHKGADDKAFRCVYQEQDDIGKTGVSLSKDLMAIAGGALKTNITTLGPLVLPISEQLLFFLTLVLKKLFNAKMKPYIPDFKLAFDHFCIHAGGRAVIDELEKNLQLLPLHVEASRMTLHRFGNTSSSSIWYELAYTEAKGRMRKGNRVWQIAFGSGFKCNSAVWEALRHVNPSPKSPWEDCIHKYPVQIL, encoded by the coding sequence ATGAGTTCCGACATGAACACCAACACCAACACGACCACGAACACGAACACAACCTCGAAGGAGTCGAAAAAGAGGTTACCGGATTTCGTGCAGAGCGTGAAGCTGAAGTATGTGAAACTGGGGTACCACTACCTGATGTCACACCTGGTAACCCTGTGCCTGCTACCTCTGATGTCCGTAATCCTCATCCAAGCCTCTCAGATGAAGACGCAGGACATTCAGGAGCTGTGGGCCCACCTACAGTACAACCTCCTCAGCGTCATCGCTATATCCGCCATCCTCGCCTTGGGATCCACCCTCTACATCATGACCCGCCCCACCTCCATCTACCTCATCGACTACTCCTGCTACCGTCCCCCCCACCACCTCCGCGTCCACTTCCAAAAGTTCCTCCACCACTCCACCCTCACCGGCGACTTCCTCCCCTCTTCCCTCGATTTCCAGCGCAAGATTCTCCAACGCTCCGGCCTCGGCGAGGAAACCTATCTCCCCGAGGCCATGCACTCCATCCCCCCGCGCCCCTCCATGGACGCCGCCAGGGAAGAGGCCGAGCAAGTCATGTTCGGCGCCCTCGACAACCTCTTCGCCAACACCCGCGTCAAGCCCAAGGACATCGGAATCCTCGTCGTCAATTGCAGCCTCTTCAACCCCACGCCCTCCCTTTCTGCCATGATCGTCAACAAGTACAAGCTCCGTGGCAATGTCAAAAGCTTCAACCTTGGCGGCATGGGCTGCAGCGCCGGCGTCATCGCCATCGATCTCGCCAAAGACATGCTTCAGGTCCACCGCAACACTTACGTTGTCGTCGTCAGCACCGAGAACATAACTCAGAATTGGTACTTCGGGAACAACAAGGCCATGTTGATACCCAATTGCCTCTTCCGCGTTGGTGGGGCCGCCATTCTCCTGTCCAACAAAAGCTCCGATAAAAGACGAGCCAAATACAAGCTTTTGCATGTGGTGAGGACTCACAAAGGGGCGGATGACAAGGCCTTCAGGTGCGTGTACCAGGAACAAGACGATATCGGAAAAACCGGCGTGTCTCTGTCGAAGGACCTCATGGCAATTGCGGGTGGAGCTCTTAAGACTAACATAACCACTTTGGGTCCCCTTGTGTTGCCTATAAGTGAGCAACTTCTCTTCTTTCTCACACTTGTTTTGAAAAAGCTTTTCAACGCCAAGATGAAGCCTTACATCCCTGATTTCAAGCTCGCGTTTGACCATTTCTGCATTCACGCTGGTGGGAGGGCTGTGATTGATGAGTTGGAGAAGAATCTGCAGCTTCTGCCGCTGCATGTGGAGGCTTCGAGGATGACGCTGCACAGGTTCGGGAACACCTCATCGAGTTCAATTTGGTACGAGTTGGCTTACACGGAGGCGAAGGGAAGGATGAGAAAGGGGAACAGAGTGTGGCAGATTGCGTTTGGGAGTGGGTTCAAGTGCAACAGTGCGGTGTGGGAAGCCCTCAGACATGTGAATCCCTCACCCAAGAGTCCCTGGGAAGATTGCATTCATAAGTACCCAGTTCAGATTCTGTAG
- the LOC137820296 gene encoding glycine-rich RNA-binding protein-like: MASAEIEFRCFVGGLAWATDSEALDKAFSKYGQIIESKVINDRETGRSRGFGFVTFATEQAMRDAIEGMNGQNLDGRNITVNEAQSRGRGGGGGGYGGGGGGGGGYGGNGGGGGYGRGGGGGSYGGGGGRREGGYNRNGGGGGYGGGGGGYGGGGYGGGRDRGYGDGGSRYSRGGGASDGGSWRN; the protein is encoded by the exons ATGGCTTCTGCAGAAATTGAGTTCCGATGCTTTGTTGGTGGGCTTGCTTGGGCCACTGACAGCGAAGCTCTTGACAAAGCCTTCTCAAAGTATGGCCAGATCATCGAATCGAAG GTAATCAACGATCGCGAAACTGGAAGATCAAGAGGGTTTGGATTTGTGACCTTCGCCACGGAACAGGCGATGAGAGACGCTATCGAAGGTATGAACGGCCAGAACCTCGACGGCCGTAACATCACCGTCAACGAGGCTCAGTCTCGTGGGAGAggcggtggtggtggtggttatGGAGGCGGCGGCGGCGGTGGTGGTGGATATGGCGGTAATGGCGGTGGAGGAGGATATGGCCGAGGTGGTGGAGGAGGTAGTTACGGTGGAGGCGGCGGCAGACGTGAAGGTGGTTATAACCGTAATGGTGGTGGTGGAGGTTATGGTGGCGGTGGTGGTGGATACGGAGGTGGTGGTTATGGAGGTGGAAGAGACCGTGGATATGGCGATGGTGGGTCCCGCTATTCGAGAGGAGGTGGTGCTTCGGATGGTGGAAGCTGGAGGAATTAG